Within the Deltaproteobacteria bacterium HGW-Deltaproteobacteria-18 genome, the region CCCCGGTTGGTCCCGCCTTGGGTCAGCATGGTGTGAACATCATGGAGTTCTGTAAGGCGTACAACGCCAAGACTCTAAATGAAAAGGGTACGATCATTCCGGTTGAGATCACGGTCTTTTCCGACCGTTCTTTCACCTTCATCACCAAGACTCCTCCGGCTGCAGTGCTTTTGGTCAAGGCTGCCAAACTGCAAAAGGGATCTGGTGAGCCCAACAAGAAAAAGGTTGGGAAGGTGAGCATGGCTCAAATTGAGGAAATTGCGAAGATCAAGATGCCCGACCTTTCGGCTTATGATCTGAATGCGGCATGCAAGACCATTATGGGCACTGCACGCAGCATGGGAATTGAAGTGGAATAAGGGAGTAAGCGAGCTATGCCCAAGCACGGAAAAAAATTTCAGAAAGTATTTGAGGCCATTGATGGTCTCAAGATGTACGATGTGGCTGAAGCTGTCGAGTTGGTTCTCAAGAGCTCGTATGCCAAGTTTGATGAGACCGTTGATGTTGCCGTAAATCTGGGAGTCAATCCCAAGTATTCCGATCAGATGGTCCGTGGTGCTGTATCCATGCCCCACGGTCTGGGCAAAACTGTCCGCGTTGTCGCCTTCTGTAAGGGTGAAAACGAGGAGAAAGCCCTGAGTGCCGGTGCCATTGCGGCAGGCGGCGATGAACTTGTCGAGAAGATCAAGGGCGGATGGCTCGATTTCGACAATGCCGTGGCCACTCCCGATATGATGGGACACGTCGGCAAGATCGGCAAGATCCTTGGACCCCGCGGCCTTATGCCCAACGCCAAGACCGGCACCGTCACTGTCGAGTTGGAGAAGGCTATCCAGGAACTGCTTGCTGGCAAGGTCGAATTTCGTGTCGACAAAGCTGGCGTTGTGCATGCGCCTATCGGCAAGGTTTCCTTTGGCACAGAAAAACTGCTCGGCAACCTGCGCACTGTAGTCGATGCGCTGATCAAGCTCAAACCCTCCACCGCCAAGGGCACGTATGTGAAGGCAGTCTCCCTGTCCTCCACCATGGGACCGGGCGTCAAAGTTGACGCTGCCTCCCTGCGCAAAGCGGGTGAATAAGTTTCAAAACAAGTAGATGAGTCAGAGAATGCAGGTGGATCTTCCTTAATATCCTGCTGAGACTGCTTTGGCTCAGTCTGCCTAGCTATAGAGAGGTATGTGGTGAATAGGGCAGAAAAAGCAAAAATCATCGATGGCCTGAAGGAGAGGGCTGACAAGGCGAGCATCGCCATTGTCACGGATTTCCATGGGCTCAAAGTGGCAGAGCTTACTCCCTTGCGTGCAAAGTTGCATGAAGTGGGGTGCGACTATCAGGTCGTGAAGAATACTCTGGCGCGGAAAGCATTCATGGAAGGACCACACGTGGTACTCAATGATCATTTGAAGTACAACTGTGCCGTGGCTTTCGGTTATGACGACCCTGTCGTCGCTGCAAAGGTCCTGGTTGAGTTTGCAAAGAAGAACGATAAGTTTTCCGTGCGTTATGCCAGTCTGGAAGGCAAGTTTCTGGAAGAGGCTTCCATAAAGGCCCTTTCTGAACTGCCCGGACGTGAACAGCTGCTTGCATCTGTTCTGGGCACGATGAACGCGGTACCGCAGAATTTCGTTTCTCTCTTTGCCAATGTTGTGAGAGGCATGGTCAACGTACTGACCGCTCTCAAAGACAAAAAAGAAGTTTGAGCCAAAGCTAATATTTAGGAGGATAAAATGTCTGATATCACCAAAGAACAGGTTGTCGAATTCATCGCTAACATGACTGTGTTGGAACTCTCCGTCTTCATCAAGGAACTCGAAGAGAAGTTCGGCGTATCCGCCGCAGCTCCCGTGGCCGCTTTTGCCGCCGCTCCTGCCGCCGCTGCCGAAGCCGCTGAAGAAGAGAAGACCGAATTCGACGTTGTCCTGACCGAAGCCGGCGCCAACAAGATCGGCGTCATCAAGGTCGTGCGTGCTCTGACCAGCCTGGGTCTGAAAGAAGCCAAGGCCAAAGTCGACGAGACTCCTTCCGTGATCCTGGAAGCCGCTGCCAAGGACGCCGCCAACGACGCCAAGAAGCAGCTTGAAGAAGCTGGTGCAAAGGTTGAAATTAAGTAGTTTTTTGCTTTCTGTTTGACTTTTCGTAAAGAGTGTAAGGGGAAAAAAACCTCTTACACTCTTTACGCCTTTTTGTGTAACACCACGCCTTAAGCGTCAGCATATGCGACTGAGTGATACTTCACCATAGCTACTCTCCCTTTGGTCCCAGAACGCTTTGCCTGCCCAGCAACATCCCATTTCCTGAGGGGAAACGATGAACAAACTGATCAAGAAATTCGGACGAATTAAAGATTCCATTGATATCCCTCATCTTTTAAGCCTTCAGCTTGATTCGTATAATAAATTTCTGCAGACTGATGTCTCGCCCAGCATGCGTACGGATATCGGTCTTGAAGGCGTTTTTCGTTCTGTTTTTCCGATTCATGATTTCAATAAGACGGCCACCCTGGAATACGTCAGCTACGATATCGGCAAGCCAAAATACGATGTCGATGAATGCATCGCCAAGGGTCTAACCTTCGAAGCTCCCTTGCGGATCAAGGTTCGCCTTGCCGTGTACGACGTCGATGAGGCGTCCGGCAGTCGCACCATCCACGACATCAAGGAGCAAGACATATATTTCGGAACGATCCCGCTCATTACGCAGAAGGGAACGTTTTTGATCAATGGCACCGAACGAGTCATTGTGAACCAGCTTCAGCGTTCGCCCGGCATCATCTTCGAGCACGATTCCGGCAAGACTCATTCCAGCCGCAAAATTCTGTACAGCTGCCGCATTATTCCCATGCGCGGTTCCTGGCTGGATTTTGATTTCGATCACAAAGACATCCTGTATGTGCGTATCGACCGTCGCCGCAAAATGCCCGCCACGATTTTGCTCAAGGCCATGGGCATGACCAGCGAGGACATCCTCGACTATTATTATGCCAAAGAGACCTTCCATCTGGATGGAACCTCCGTTCTGCGTCGTGTCGAAGAGTACAACTTCCGAAAGGAATTGGCCCATGCCGACGTAGTCGCCCCTGACGGCAGCGTGATTGTTGCTGCCGGCAAGGCGCTGACAAAGGGCATGTGGAAGCGGATGATCAAGGCTGGTATCGAGTATTACGAGGTTCGCCCCGAAACGCTTGAGACGGAATATGCAGCCAAGGACATCGTCGATCCCGCCACCGGCGAAGTCATCCTGCGCGCTGGAGATCCCTTTGCCGCTGGCGCGGTGGAAAAATGTCTCGCTGCCGGCATTACCGAACTCGGCGCGATCTTCTCCTCTGGCGCCGAGGCGTCCGCCTGCTTGCGCGACACCCTGGCCATGGACAAGTGCGAAGATCTGGAAAGCGCGCAGATCGACATATACAAGCGCCTGCGTCCCAGTTCTCCCCCCACGGCCGAGATTTCAGCCAGTTTCTTCGACAACCTGTTCAGAAATGCAGATTATTATGATCTTTCCCCTGTTGGTCGTTATAAGCTCAATTCGCGCCTGAGCCTGAATCTGCCCATCGATCACCGCACGTTGTCCAACGACGACATTTTCCGATCGGTCAAGAAGCTCATTCAGCTCAAGGATTCACACGGTCCGGCCGATGATATCGACCATCTCGGAAATCGCCGCGTGCGCCCCGTCGGCGAGTTGGTGGAAAATCAGTACCGCATTGGACTTGTGCGCATGGAGCGCGCCATCAAGGAACGCATGAGCCTGCAGGAAGTCGCGACCCTCATGCCGCATGATCTGGTCAACCCCAAGCCGGTTACGGCGGTGCTGAAGGAATTTTTCGGCACATCTCAGCTTTCCCAGTTCATGGATCAGACAAACCCCCTGTCGGAGGTTACGCACAAGCGCCGCTTGTCCGCTCTTGGACCCGGCGGCCTGACACGTGAGCGTGCAGGGTTCGAGGTTCGTGACGTTCATCTGAGCCACTACGGCCGAATCTGTCCCATTGAAACTCCGGAAGGCCCGAACATCGGTCTTATCGTATCCCTGACCACGCACGGTCTTGTGAACGACTACGGCTTCATCGAGACGCCGTATCGCGTGGTCAAGGACGCAATCGTCACGGACGAAATCCAGTACATGGAAGCTTCCACCGAGAGCGGGCACATCATCGCCCAGGCCAACGCCCTTTTTGGTGATGACCGTCAGTTCATCAACGCTCAGGTCGAGGCTCGGGTTGAGGGCGAGTTCGCCATCGTACCCCGCGAAGAAGTGACCCTCATGGACATTTCACCGGGGCAGATCGTGTCCATCTCTTCGGCGCTGATTCCCTTTCTGGAGCACGATGACGCCAACCGCGCGCTTATGGGCTCGAACATGCAGCGTCAGTCGGTTCCGCTTCTGGTTACCGAGGAGCCTCTGATCGGTACCGGTATCGAGGGTAAGGTTGCCCAGGATTCCGGAAGCTGTCTTTTGGCTGAGGGCGACGGCGAAATCATGTACGTGGATGCGGACCGGGTAATCGTCTCTTATTCCGACGACCTGTACCCGGAAGCCGGCGGTGTTCGTTTTTACGAGGTGCAGAAATACCACAAGTCCAACCAGAACAGCTGCTTCGGCCAGAAGCCCCGGGTTCAGATCGGGGACAAGGTCAAAAAGGGCGCTGTCCTCGCTGACGGTCCAGCCATCCATAACGGAGAACTGGCGTTGGGCAAGAACCTGCTCGTGGCCTTTATGCCCTGGTGCGGCTACAACTACGAAGACTCCATCCTGATTTCGGAACGGGTAGTGAAGGAGGATGTCTACACATCCATCCACATCGAGGAATTTGACGTCTTCGCCCGCGACACCAAGCTCGGACCTGAAGAAGTCACCCGCGACATTCCCAACGTCGGTGAAGAAATGCTGCGCAACCTCGATGAGAGCGGCATCATTCGCATTGGGGCGCGTGTAAAGCCGGATGACATTCTGGTCGGCAAGATCACGCCCAAGGGCGAGACGCAGTTGACGCCGGAAGAGCGGCTCCTTCGGGCCATCTTCGGAGACAAGGCGCGCGACGTGAAGAACACGTCTCTGAAGGTTCCGCCGGGAATCGAGGGTACGGTTATCGACGTCAAGGTTTTCAACCGTCGTTCCGGAGACAAGGACGAGCGTACGCACCTGATCGAGAATTACGAGCTTGAGCGCATCGATGTGCGCGAGAGACAGCATGCCGCGGCCCTGACCGAGACCACCCGGCGCAAGATCTGGGAAGTCTGCAAGGGCAAGAGCGTGGCCAAGACCATCATGGGCAAGCGCAAGGGTGAAGTGCTTCTTGAGGCCAATCAGCCAATCAAGGAAGATGTTTTTGCGGAAATCCCGCTGAAGAAGATTGCGGGCGCGTTCGCAGCCAAGGACGTCAACGAAGCCGTAAAGGTGCAGCTCGACTATTTCGATCTGCAGCTCAAATTCGTCAAGGACGTATACGAAAGCAAGCGCGGCAAGGTCACCGAGGGTGACGATCTGCCTCCGGGCGTGATCAAGATGGCCAAGGTCTATGTGGCCGTGAAGCGCAAGCTCAATGTCGGTGACAAAATGGCCGGCCGTCACGGCAACAAGGGCGTTGTCTCCAACATCCTGCCGGAAGAGGATATGCCTTTCTTTGCAGACGGAACGTCCATGGACGTGGTCCTGAATCCTCTGGGCGTGCCTTCGCGAATGAACATCGGCCAGATCATGGAGACTCACCTTGGCTGGGCGGCCAAATCCCTCGGCCAGCAGATCGCGGCCATGGTCGATGAGGGCGTGGCCAAGGTACGCAGCGAAATCAAGGACATTTTCGATTCTTCCGAAACCTCGGCACTGATCGATACCATGACCGATGACGAAGTCATTGAAGCCGCCCGGGATCTGAATCGCGGCATTATTATGAAAACTCCCGTTTTTGACGGCGCCGATGAGAGTGAGATCTGGGCGCTGCTCAAGAGAGCAGGACTGCCTGAAGACGGAAAGGCGCTGCTTTTTGACGGCCGCACCGGAGTGCCTTTCCACAACAAGGTCACTGTCGGTTATATGTATTATTTGAAGTTGCACC harbors:
- the rpoB gene encoding DNA-directed RNA polymerase subunit beta codes for the protein MNKLIKKFGRIKDSIDIPHLLSLQLDSYNKFLQTDVSPSMRTDIGLEGVFRSVFPIHDFNKTATLEYVSYDIGKPKYDVDECIAKGLTFEAPLRIKVRLAVYDVDEASGSRTIHDIKEQDIYFGTIPLITQKGTFLINGTERVIVNQLQRSPGIIFEHDSGKTHSSRKILYSCRIIPMRGSWLDFDFDHKDILYVRIDRRRKMPATILLKAMGMTSEDILDYYYAKETFHLDGTSVLRRVEEYNFRKELAHADVVAPDGSVIVAAGKALTKGMWKRMIKAGIEYYEVRPETLETEYAAKDIVDPATGEVILRAGDPFAAGAVEKCLAAGITELGAIFSSGAEASACLRDTLAMDKCEDLESAQIDIYKRLRPSSPPTAEISASFFDNLFRNADYYDLSPVGRYKLNSRLSLNLPIDHRTLSNDDIFRSVKKLIQLKDSHGPADDIDHLGNRRVRPVGELVENQYRIGLVRMERAIKERMSLQEVATLMPHDLVNPKPVTAVLKEFFGTSQLSQFMDQTNPLSEVTHKRRLSALGPGGLTRERAGFEVRDVHLSHYGRICPIETPEGPNIGLIVSLTTHGLVNDYGFIETPYRVVKDAIVTDEIQYMEASTESGHIIAQANALFGDDRQFINAQVEARVEGEFAIVPREEVTLMDISPGQIVSISSALIPFLEHDDANRALMGSNMQRQSVPLLVTEEPLIGTGIEGKVAQDSGSCLLAEGDGEIMYVDADRVIVSYSDDLYPEAGGVRFYEVQKYHKSNQNSCFGQKPRVQIGDKVKKGAVLADGPAIHNGELALGKNLLVAFMPWCGYNYEDSILISERVVKEDVYTSIHIEEFDVFARDTKLGPEEVTRDIPNVGEEMLRNLDESGIIRIGARVKPDDILVGKITPKGETQLTPEERLLRAIFGDKARDVKNTSLKVPPGIEGTVIDVKVFNRRSGDKDERTHLIENYELERIDVRERQHAAALTETTRRKIWEVCKGKSVAKTIMGKRKGEVLLEANQPIKEDVFAEIPLKKIAGAFAAKDVNEAVKVQLDYFDLQLKFVKDVYESKRGKVTEGDDLPPGVIKMAKVYVAVKRKLNVGDKMAGRHGNKGVVSNILPEEDMPFFADGTSMDVVLNPLGVPSRMNIGQIMETHLGWAAKSLGQQIAAMVDEGVAKVRSEIKDIFDSSETSALIDTMTDDEVIEAARDLNRGIIMKTPVFDGADESEIWALLKRAGLPEDGKALLFDGRTGVPFHNKVTVGYMYYLKLHHLVDEKIHARSTGPYSLVTQQPLGGKAQFGGQRLGEMEVWALEAYGAAYLLQEFLTVKSDDVNGRVKMYEKIVKGSNFLESGMPESFNVLVKEMMALGLEVTLVEDDKKRPRKR
- a CDS encoding 50S ribosomal protein L1, with the protein product MPKHGKKFQKVFEAIDGLKMYDVAEAVELVLKSSYAKFDETVDVAVNLGVNPKYSDQMVRGAVSMPHGLGKTVRVVAFCKGENEEKALSAGAIAAGGDELVEKIKGGWLDFDNAVATPDMMGHVGKIGKILGPRGLMPNAKTGTVTVELEKAIQELLAGKVEFRVDKAGVVHAPIGKVSFGTEKLLGNLRTVVDALIKLKPSTAKGTYVKAVSLSSTMGPGVKVDAASLRKAGE
- the rplK gene encoding 50S ribosomal protein L11, with translation MAKKINAIIKLQLPAGAANPSPPVGPALGQHGVNIMEFCKAYNAKTLNEKGTIIPVEITVFSDRSFTFITKTPPAAVLLVKAAKLQKGSGEPNKKKVGKVSMAQIEEIAKIKMPDLSAYDLNAACKTIMGTARSMGIEVE
- a CDS encoding 50S ribosomal protein L7/L12; translation: MSDITKEQVVEFIANMTVLELSVFIKELEEKFGVSAAAPVAAFAAAPAAAAEAAEEEKTEFDVVLTEAGANKIGVIKVVRALTSLGLKEAKAKVDETPSVILEAAAKDAANDAKKQLEEAGAKVEIK
- a CDS encoding 50S ribosomal protein L10, encoding MNRAEKAKIIDGLKERADKASIAIVTDFHGLKVAELTPLRAKLHEVGCDYQVVKNTLARKAFMEGPHVVLNDHLKYNCAVAFGYDDPVVAAKVLVEFAKKNDKFSVRYASLEGKFLEEASIKALSELPGREQLLASVLGTMNAVPQNFVSLFANVVRGMVNVLTALKDKKEV